Proteins encoded within one genomic window of Thioploca ingrica:
- a CDS encoding histone deacetylase, which yields MSRQVAVYVGDSLKRYGFGPGHPLNQQRLGAFWQAMQRSGFDQQVIVCEPVQAEQQIIERFHEHDYVERVKAQSRLGSGFLDYGDTPAFPGIYEAAATVVGCAVDATEKILAGTYQRAFVPIGGLHHARRDTAAGFCVFNDCGVVIETLLKHHQLTRIAYVDIDAHHGDGVFYAFEAEPALYFADVHEDGRYLYPGTGSAAEIGQGIAKGTKLNIPLPPYAKNEDFKQVWNFVENFIVQAEPEFIIFQCGADSLAGDPITHLKYTFEAHAHAAQRLCALADRYCAGKILGLGGGGYNPENLATAWTAVVAAFLG from the coding sequence ATGTCTCGACAAGTAGCAGTTTATGTGGGTGACAGCTTAAAGCGTTACGGTTTTGGACCGGGTCATCCACTCAATCAACAGCGATTAGGTGCATTTTGGCAAGCGATGCAGCGTAGCGGTTTCGATCAACAAGTCATTGTTTGCGAACCCGTTCAAGCAGAACAGCAAATCATTGAACGTTTTCATGAACATGATTATGTAGAGCGTGTCAAAGCACAATCTCGTTTAGGCAGCGGTTTTTTAGATTATGGCGATACCCCGGCTTTCCCAGGTATTTATGAGGCGGCGGCTACGGTAGTTGGCTGTGCGGTGGACGCTACGGAAAAAATTCTGGCGGGAACTTATCAGCGGGCATTTGTCCCTATCGGTGGTTTGCACCATGCCCGTCGAGATACGGCTGCCGGTTTCTGTGTATTTAACGACTGCGGGGTTGTGATTGAAACTTTGTTAAAACATCACCAGTTGACTCGAATTGCGTATGTCGATATCGATGCCCATCATGGCGATGGCGTATTTTATGCTTTTGAAGCCGAACCGGCTTTGTATTTTGCGGATGTGCATGAAGATGGGCGCTATCTTTACCCTGGAACCGGTTCAGCGGCAGAAATCGGACAAGGTATCGCCAAAGGAACTAAATTGAATATTCCTCTACCGCCTTATGCAAAAAACGAAGATTTTAAGCAGGTATGGAATTTTGTTGAAAATTTTATTGTGCAAGCGGAACCAGAATTTATTATTTTCCAATGCGGAGCAGATAGCCTCGCGGGAGATCCGATTACCCATCTAAAGTACACCTTTGAAGCCCACGCTCATGCTGCCCAACGGTTATGCGCATTGGCTGATCGCTATTGTGCGGGGAAAATTTTAGGCTTAGGTGGGGGTGGATACAATCCCGAAAATCTAGCTACCGCTTGGACTGCAGTGGTGGCGGCTTTTTTAGGTTAA
- a CDS encoding polymorphic outer membrane protein, which yields MNLTQLPRWLRDHYLATGLLMLSGLGQSLFAATIIVNSLEDTTLADGQCTLREALNNANQDTAGVGDCIAGSGDDVIDLTGLEGTITLSAQLEITSNLILEGPGAEKLTLSGDDKYRVFWVNSSTPVEIKGVTITRGSAEYGGGIYNSGILTVINSTLSGNSASGGGGIANSGALIIINSTLLRNSAFSGGGVNNIINRIVITNSTLSENSAKWVGGGIYNQSIGTNIITVTNSTLSGNSAKYGGGIKNYNFLTLTNTIIANSIEGGDCDGFESEAIKNTLIEDGSCNPTWSGDPKLGILANNGGPTFTHALLRGSPAIDAGDDTICAAEPVNGLDQRGVPRFGSSAGNHCDIGAYEYQKPALATLESITIESNAIRWETLAEQGTQGFYLWQAEPVVAGTCETFTNPQLVISKPISAKGSEVQGEAYQAAVAVNLNGCYGIQEIPSGQIYITPRPGRNKWIGEQWLTR from the coding sequence ATGAATCTAACCCAACTTCCCCGCTGGTTAAGAGACCACTACTTAGCCACGGGGTTACTGATGTTAAGTGGTTTAGGTCAATCGCTATTCGCCGCAACTATAATCGTCAATAGTTTGGAGGATACGACGCTAGCCGACGGTCAGTGTACTTTACGAGAAGCTTTGAATAATGCGAATCAAGATACGGCTGGGGTAGGCGATTGTATTGCCGGCAGTGGTGACGATGTCATTGATTTAACGGGCTTAGAGGGAACTATCACGTTATCTGCTCAGTTGGAAATTACGAGCAATTTGATTTTGGAAGGGCCGGGGGCGGAGAAGCTGACTTTGAGTGGTGATGATAAATATCGCGTTTTTTGGGTCAACAGCAGTACACCGGTTGAAATCAAGGGGGTAACTATTACTAGGGGCAGTGCTGAGTATGGTGGTGGCATCTACAATTCTGGCATCTTAACTGTTATCAATAGTACCTTGTCAGGAAATTCGGCTAGTGGCGGAGGTGGTATCGCCAATTCTGGCGCCTTAATCATTATCAACAGCACCTTATTGAGGAATTCGGCTTTTTCTGGTGGCGGTGTTAATAATATCATTAATCGCATCGTAATCACCAACAGCACCTTGTCGGAGAATTCAGCTAAGTGGGTCGGTGGTGGTATTTACAATCAGAGCATTGGCACAAACATCATAACTGTCACCAATAGTACCTTGTCGGGGAATTCAGCTAAGTACGGTGGTGGCATTAAAAACTATAACTTCTTAACCCTCACTAACACCATCATTGCTAATAGTATTGAGGGGGGTGATTGTGACGGCTTCGAATCGGAGGCCATCAAGAATACTTTAATTGAAGACGGTAGCTGTAACCCCACCTGGAGTGGTGACCCTAAACTGGGTATCTTGGCCAATAACGGTGGTCCAACTTTCACTCATGCTTTACTGCGAGGCAGTCCGGCTATTGATGCTGGTGATGACACGATTTGTGCGGCTGAACCCGTAAATGGTCTGGATCAACGTGGTGTTCCTCGCTTTGGAAGTTCAGCCGGAAATCATTGTGATATTGGCGCTTATGAATATCAGAAACCCGCTTTGGCAACCTTAGAATCTATCACCATCGAGTCCAATGCCATTAGATGGGAAACGCTAGCAGAACAAGGAACTCAAGGATTTTACCTTTGGCAGGCAGAACCGGTGGTCGCCGGAACTTGTGAAACGTTTACCAATCCACAACTCGTTATCTCCAAACCGATTTCGGCTAAAGGCAGTGAAGTTCAAGGGGAAGCTTATCAAGCCGCTGTTGCAGTGAATCTCAACGGGTGTTATGGAATCCAAGAAATTCCTTCCGGTCAGATTTATATCACCCCTCGACCGGGTAGGAATAAATGGATCGGAGAACAATGGCTAACCCGGTAG
- a CDS encoding ATPase, which translates to MLKLAGYTVTDQIDENFEMLMYRGYRTDNKQWVIIKMLKTQLVNPKLVARWHDEYELNRQLSYPGIVQVYDLQPHHHTWVLIMEDIQGVLLKNRIAIESVNLTTFLPMAIQLVNTLAYLHDYPIIYKNMTPANIFVNLSTGQVKITNFSLSSRWQQEYQLINPHAQFEEILTYLAPEQTGRVNRVIDYRTDFYLLGLVFYEMLVGHPPFKSGHAPELIDWHITKQPVLPSSLNANIPMTISNIIMKLLAKSAEDRYQSAGGLNADLQICLQQWQASNQIQPLMLGQFDIAPQLLISQKLYGRTTELNTLLPVLKRNRNREHFSPEIVLISGPVGIGKSALVKEIGPLLTQPRGYFIQGKFEPAQYPTPRSALVQAVTHLILQWLTESEVKQDDWRNKLLAALAPNAQLIIELVPALEKLIGKQPSVPIVGATAARNRFNWTWLKFIQVLCQSAHPLVIFLDDLQWADIATFELIELIITAQEINNLFFIGAYQEDEVNHNHPLMAMLNRLPKTVIVNHLTLTSLNFAAITEWLMATLSHDSEKIKPLAEWIRQQTQGNPLVIQQLLKSLAEENYLQLSLPENNSDQEAVLLPKRGYWDWDLTRMISDSSPLNRIELITERIKKLPPATQHLLCLAAAIGNQFDLEQLALIDEKSIANTYQHLLPALKVGLVIKYQFPPTLNLPAFTPQFAFYHDSIQQAAYAASKMNKPALHLRIGRLWLANIANEERINPIFAIVEHLNTGRSLLVEPQEILELARLNLAAGKKAKTTLAYVAAQSYLTAGMACITAENWREHKPLALDLYKTSAEVESLNGNVETTKILIQVMLAQTKTVLEQIEVYNGLLTQYLDQNQPDFAITVGFQALQQLQMELPQHDLQAALDQELFAIEQYWRDKALITLLDGPAMTHPEKQAAIVLLSYMATAALASQPTLFNFIHVKVVHLSLKYGQVAQSALSYAYYGLLLVQVTKNYQRGYELAHFALKLSQKFNDWLPQAQIYLILENLLPWVKSIKTIKMINQEGQQASLAVGDFQSLGHFLVDAILIHFSQGEPLNLLEEKITYSLSLSQEIHQSPATDIIGGYQLLVSNLLGKTENQLVFAQDTLTEEHYLTTCQQNTNRLALGIYQIFKAKILYLYGQFSEALVCSLRAEEHLSLISNPMVLGNYYCYRSLILLALFKQATSEEQQQYQTQIATHQQQLKICADACPDNFQHQYELVAAETARLFANPLAAMDLYDSAIHWAITHEFIIEAALANELAAQFWLKRDKAAFAQLYLTKAYDHYQHWGAKYKVENLLAHYPTRLINTDISNLNTSTETTPSQTPTSPVQEITPAIASSTALGKESTLNLMQIMEASQAISEEIRQSHLIKKIMQIVVEQAGAEQGWLILKKNTIQSQVSSGESSINNLLKIDSEIANQPEVQPEPEKNGELFIEAYATLKKVQLLKPIRLKSIDRNGHARRALSRKIITHVAQTQMPIVLNEASHYRLFTHDFQQLPQPPLSVLAMPILKSKQLIGIFYLENNLSHNAFTSERLTVLKLLATQIAISIENALFYTQLEQARFAEIQSRHLAEQACHEAEIASRAKTTFLTNMSHELRTPLNAILGYSEIIQEEAEEFGYEGILPDLERIQTAGIQLLGIISDILDISKIEADKMELNLTEFSVTQLVEDMVTTIQLMVETEGNTLKIQYDPDLGTLYADYHKVGQILLNLLNNASKFTRQGTITLTVTHETLFQIQPTAAEDDIQLIESEWIFFQITDTGIGIPPERIDSIFEAFTQADNSPTREYGGTGLGLTISDRLCRAMGGYITVNSEVGKGSTFTVQLPTRVTLSH; encoded by the coding sequence ATGCTTAAACTGGCCGGTTATACCGTGACGGACCAAATTGATGAGAATTTTGAAATGCTCATGTATCGCGGCTACCGTACTGACAATAAGCAATGGGTTATTATCAAAATGTTAAAAACTCAATTGGTTAATCCAAAGCTGGTGGCACGATGGCATGATGAATATGAATTGAATCGCCAATTAAGCTATCCGGGTATTGTCCAAGTTTATGATTTGCAACCTCACCACCATACTTGGGTATTAATTATGGAGGATATTCAAGGGGTTTTGCTAAAAAATAGGATTGCCATTGAATCAGTTAATTTAACTACTTTTTTACCCATGGCTATTCAATTAGTTAATACGTTAGCTTATCTACATGATTATCCTATCATTTATAAGAATATGACTCCGGCCAATATTTTTGTTAATTTAAGTACGGGTCAAGTTAAAATTACTAATTTTAGTTTATCGTCACGATGGCAGCAAGAATATCAACTGATCAATCCTCACGCTCAGTTTGAAGAAATACTGACCTATCTTGCACCAGAACAAACGGGGCGTGTTAATCGAGTTATCGATTATCGAACCGATTTTTACTTATTAGGTCTGGTGTTTTATGAAATGCTCGTCGGGCATCCGCCTTTTAAAAGTGGCCATGCACCCGAATTGATAGATTGGCATATCACCAAACAGCCGGTTTTACCCAGTTCCCTTAATGCTAATATTCCCATGACGATTTCAAATATTATCATGAAATTATTAGCGAAATCAGCAGAAGATCGCTATCAAAGTGCTGGGGGGTTAAACGCGGATTTGCAAATCTGTTTACAACAATGGCAAGCCAGCAACCAGATTCAACCATTGATGTTAGGTCAATTCGATATTGCTCCACAGTTATTGATTTCGCAGAAATTATATGGGAGAACAACGGAACTCAATACCTTATTACCCGTTTTAAAACGGAATAGGAACCGTGAGCATTTCTCACCGGAAATCGTACTGATATCCGGCCCGGTTGGCATTGGTAAATCCGCTTTAGTCAAGGAAATTGGTCCACTACTTACTCAACCCCGTGGTTATTTTATCCAGGGTAAATTTGAACCGGCTCAATACCCAACACCCAGAAGTGCTCTGGTGCAAGCGGTCACTCATTTAATTTTGCAATGGCTTACTGAAAGCGAAGTTAAACAGGATGACTGGCGTAATAAATTGTTAGCGGCTTTAGCACCAAATGCTCAACTCATCATTGAACTCGTTCCCGCGTTGGAAAAACTGATTGGTAAACAGCCATCGGTACCCATAGTGGGGGCTACTGCCGCACGAAATCGGTTTAATTGGACCTGGTTAAAATTTATTCAAGTATTGTGTCAATCCGCACATCCCCTGGTTATTTTCTTAGATGATTTGCAATGGGCTGATATTGCCACGTTCGAGTTAATCGAATTAATAATAACTGCTCAAGAAATAAATAATCTATTTTTCATCGGTGCTTATCAAGAGGATGAAGTCAATCATAACCATCCTTTAATGGCAATGCTCAATAGACTTCCCAAAACAGTTATTGTTAATCACCTGACGTTAACTTCACTCAATTTTGCAGCCATTACCGAATGGCTAATGGCAACTTTATCTCATGATAGTGAAAAAATAAAACCACTGGCGGAATGGATTAGACAACAAACACAAGGTAATCCACTGGTTATCCAACAACTCTTAAAAAGCTTAGCTGAAGAAAATTATTTGCAATTGAGCTTACCTGAAAATAACTCAGATCAAGAGGCTGTTTTACTTCCAAAACGAGGTTATTGGGATTGGGACCTCACTAGAATGATATCCGACAGTTCACCACTTAATCGGATTGAATTAATCACCGAGCGGATAAAAAAACTACCTCCGGCGACTCAACATCTGCTCTGTTTAGCAGCAGCGATAGGAAATCAATTCGATCTTGAGCAACTGGCACTGATTGATGAAAAATCGATTGCTAATACTTATCAACACCTGTTACCCGCACTTAAAGTAGGTTTAGTTATAAAATATCAATTTCCTCCAACGCTAAACCTTCCCGCTTTCACACCACAATTTGCTTTTTATCATGATAGTATACAACAAGCCGCTTACGCAGCCAGTAAAATGAATAAACCAGCACTTCATCTCCGCATTGGGCGACTTTGGCTAGCCAATATTGCTAATGAAGAACGAATTAATCCTATTTTTGCCATTGTTGAACATTTGAATACTGGACGTTCCCTACTCGTTGAACCACAAGAAATTTTAGAATTAGCACGGTTAAATTTAGCCGCCGGCAAAAAAGCCAAAACAACTTTAGCTTATGTCGCTGCTCAAAGTTATTTAACCGCCGGGATGGCTTGCATAACTGCAGAAAATTGGCGAGAACATAAGCCATTAGCGCTTGACTTATATAAAACCAGTGCCGAGGTTGAATCTCTTAATGGGAATGTTGAAACCACAAAAATTTTAATCCAGGTCATGTTAGCCCAAACTAAAACGGTTTTGGAACAGATTGAAGTTTACAATGGGTTACTCACACAATACCTTGACCAAAATCAACCTGACTTTGCCATTACCGTTGGCTTTCAAGCATTACAGCAACTGCAAATGGAATTACCGCAACACGATCTTCAAGCAGCACTTGACCAAGAATTATTCGCTATAGAACAGTATTGGCGTGATAAAGCCTTGATAACATTACTAGATGGGCCAGCAATGACTCATCCGGAAAAACAAGCCGCTATTGTTTTATTAAGCTATATGGCCACTGCAGCGCTTGCCTCTCAGCCAACGTTATTTAATTTTATTCATGTCAAAGTGGTCCATTTATCTTTAAAATATGGGCAGGTTGCACAATCTGCATTAAGCTATGCTTATTACGGATTACTGTTAGTTCAAGTCACTAAAAATTATCAACGCGGCTATGAACTCGCCCACTTTGCTCTAAAATTAAGTCAAAAATTTAACGATTGGCTACCACAAGCACAAATCTATTTGATATTAGAAAACTTATTACCGTGGGTAAAATCGATTAAAACCATTAAAATGATTAACCAGGAAGGGCAACAAGCGAGTTTAGCAGTGGGTGATTTTCAATCATTAGGCCATTTTTTAGTTGATGCGATATTAATACACTTTTCTCAAGGTGAACCACTTAATCTTCTTGAAGAGAAAATAACTTACTCTTTATCACTCAGCCAAGAAATTCATCAGTCACCCGCAACCGATATCATCGGTGGTTATCAGTTACTAGTGAGTAATTTACTGGGTAAAACTGAAAATCAACTGGTTTTTGCTCAAGATACTTTAACTGAGGAACACTATTTAACAACTTGCCAACAGAACACTAATCGCTTGGCGCTAGGTATTTATCAGATCTTTAAGGCAAAAATACTTTATTTATACGGTCAATTCTCAGAAGCACTCGTTTGTTCTCTCCGAGCGGAAGAGCATTTATCTCTTATTTCCAATCCGATGGTGCTTGGGAATTATTATTGTTATCGTTCTTTGATTTTACTCGCGCTTTTTAAGCAAGCGACTTCAGAGGAACAACAACAATATCAAACTCAAATAGCCACCCATCAACAACAACTGAAAATTTGTGCCGATGCTTGCCCGGATAATTTTCAACATCAATACGAATTAGTGGCAGCCGAAACCGCACGTTTATTTGCTAATCCTTTAGCGGCAATGGATTTATATGATAGTGCTATCCACTGGGCAATCACGCATGAATTTATCATCGAGGCTGCTTTAGCTAATGAACTCGCTGCTCAGTTTTGGTTAAAACGGGATAAAGCCGCCTTTGCACAACTTTACCTGACCAAAGCCTATGATCATTATCAACATTGGGGAGCAAAGTACAAGGTAGAAAATTTATTAGCCCATTACCCTACCCGGTTAATCAATACGGATATAAGCAACCTTAACACGAGTACTGAAACCACCCCTTCTCAAACTCCAACCAGTCCTGTTCAGGAAATCACTCCAGCAATCGCTTCATCAACAGCTTTAGGTAAAGAAAGTACTTTGAATTTAATGCAGATAATGGAAGCTTCACAAGCGATTTCTGAAGAAATTAGGCAAAGCCATTTGATCAAAAAAATTATGCAAATTGTGGTGGAACAAGCGGGTGCTGAACAAGGTTGGTTAATTTTGAAAAAGAATACTATCCAATCGCAGGTTTCTTCGGGTGAGTCCAGTATTAATAATCTGCTGAAGATTGATTCTGAAATAGCAAATCAACCTGAAGTTCAACCAGAACCGGAAAAAAACGGTGAATTATTTATTGAAGCCTATGCAACCCTGAAAAAAGTACAATTACTGAAACCAATTCGCTTAAAATCAATTGATCGTAATGGTCATGCGCGGCGGGCGCTATCGAGAAAAATTATTACTCATGTTGCCCAAACCCAAATGCCTATCGTTCTTAATGAAGCCAGTCATTACCGATTATTTACTCATGATTTTCAGCAGTTGCCCCAACCACCATTATCAGTATTAGCGATGCCGATCCTCAAAAGTAAGCAGTTAATTGGTATTTTTTATTTAGAAAATAACTTGAGTCATAACGCTTTTACTTCAGAACGCTTAACGGTTTTAAAATTACTGGCCACCCAAATTGCGATTTCAATTGAGAATGCCTTATTTTATACCCAGCTTGAACAAGCTCGTTTCGCTGAAATCCAATCTCGACATCTGGCTGAACAAGCCTGCCACGAAGCTGAAATAGCCAGTCGAGCTAAAACTACTTTTTTGACTAATATGAGCCATGAATTACGTACTCCGCTGAATGCTATCTTAGGTTATAGTGAAATTATTCAAGAAGAAGCCGAAGAATTCGGTTATGAAGGCATTTTACCGGATTTAGAGAGAATTCAAACCGCTGGAATTCAATTACTGGGTATTATCAGCGATATCTTAGATATCTCTAAAATAGAAGCTGATAAAATGGAACTCAATTTGACCGAATTTTCTGTCACTCAATTGGTAGAGGATATGGTAACAACGATACAACTCATGGTAGAAACCGAAGGCAATACGC
- a CDS encoding filamentous hemagglutinin family N-terminal domain has product MPNRIRWLAWGIGLGLLLLKTSSLLAEVVLDGTLGPATTLPGPRFDITADLGQQQGGNLFHSFKFFNLNKEETATFSGPSTVENIIGRITGGERSIIDGKIEADIPQADLYLINPDGFIFGPHTQLDLPGALHISTATQLYLGQAGIVETRQLAQSLLVSAPPSAFGFLDPIPGSIEVKESELVTRTGKSLSLLGGDITIDGGHLRAISGRINLAAVNSANQITTTPHDLVVNTQEQLGKITLANDAAIDVGKQGAGDIYIRGGQFEIDNSAIIANTEADQNGGIIAIKANELHLNNRSSIDSRVFGPGKGGQIAIEVDGKATLSGDSTIVTSSLGTKPQSGNAGDVTLKVQYLDLENSSISTTTFGPGQGGNITIEASDNISLTSTTDSSAAIQASSEGNQEQAGNAGRIAIKAKEFNLSGANSKVDNSTSGSGQGGSIHLQMGNTLRICDDAFISADSKGTGNAGNIYISTNALAIDQGRISTAADRAKGGNIVIGAHNRVEVNHGQISATVSAGQGKGGNLAIGSPSLFRLQDSKIIANASAGDGGLVLIIAATPMELMGSSITASSETGLDGDVKIDNIYSVDPSTLPVEFLDASNLIKQQCANRSDTQLSRFTLTGRGGLPNAPDDLQTYLPTY; this is encoded by the coding sequence ATGCCAAATCGCATTCGTTGGCTAGCTTGGGGAATCGGTTTAGGATTATTGCTGTTAAAAACATCTTCATTGTTAGCTGAAGTCGTCCTGGATGGCACTTTAGGTCCGGCGACCACGTTACCCGGACCCCGCTTCGATATCACTGCCGATCTGGGACAACAACAAGGTGGTAATTTGTTTCATAGTTTTAAATTCTTTAATTTAAATAAAGAAGAGACAGCCACTTTCTCTGGACCATCCACGGTTGAAAATATTATCGGTCGAATTACCGGCGGCGAACGTTCTATTATTGATGGCAAGATCGAAGCTGACATTCCGCAAGCGGATTTATATCTCATTAATCCAGATGGTTTTATTTTTGGGCCACATACTCAATTGGATTTGCCGGGTGCTTTACATATTAGTACAGCGACTCAACTGTATTTAGGTCAAGCCGGTATCGTTGAAACGCGCCAATTAGCACAGAGTCTTTTAGTCAGTGCCCCGCCTTCCGCCTTTGGTTTTTTAGATCCCATACCGGGTTCAATTGAAGTTAAGGAGAGTGAATTAGTGACTCGCACGGGCAAAAGTTTATCGTTATTAGGTGGTGATATCACTATTGATGGCGGTCACCTACGGGCGATTTCTGGACGTATCAATTTAGCCGCAGTCAATTCGGCTAATCAGATAACAACTACCCCTCACGATTTAGTCGTCAATACTCAAGAGCAACTCGGTAAAATTACTTTAGCCAATGATGCCGCTATTGATGTTGGTAAACAAGGTGCCGGTGACATTTACATTCGTGGTGGTCAATTTGAAATTGATAATAGTGCCATTATTGCCAATACCGAAGCGGACCAAAACGGGGGCATCATCGCCATTAAAGCCAATGAATTGCATCTAAACAATCGTTCCAGCATTGATAGTCGCGTGTTTGGTCCTGGAAAAGGTGGTCAAATTGCTATCGAAGTTGACGGTAAAGCGACACTATCTGGAGACAGTACCATTGTTACCAGTTCCTTGGGAACTAAACCGCAATCGGGTAATGCCGGTGATGTTACCTTAAAAGTGCAGTATTTAGATTTGGAAAATAGTTCTATCAGCACGACTACTTTTGGTCCTGGGCAGGGAGGTAATATTACTATCGAAGCCAGTGACAATATTTCCCTAACTAGTACAACGGACTCTTCCGCAGCGATTCAAGCGAGTTCAGAGGGCAATCAAGAGCAAGCTGGTAACGCCGGTCGTATCGCCATTAAGGCTAAAGAATTCAATTTGAGCGGTGCTAATAGTAAAGTGGATAACAGCACTTCCGGTAGTGGACAAGGCGGTAGTATTCATCTGCAAATGGGTAATACCCTACGTATCTGTGATGATGCCTTCATTTCAGCAGATAGCAAGGGAACCGGTAACGCCGGGAATATTTATATTAGTACCAATGCTTTAGCAATAGACCAAGGTCGTATTTCTACCGCAGCGGATAGAGCAAAAGGAGGTAATATCGTTATTGGTGCGCATAACCGTGTTGAGGTGAATCATGGCCAAATCAGTGCGACAGTTAGCGCCGGACAAGGCAAAGGGGGGAATTTAGCCATCGGGAGTCCCTCTTTATTTCGCTTGCAGGACAGCAAAATCATAGCCAATGCCAGTGCTGGAGATGGTGGATTAGTGTTAATTATTGCCGCTACCCCTATGGAATTGATGGGGAGTTCCATAACGGCTTCATCGGAAACAGGATTAGATGGTGATGTCAAAATTGATAATATTTATAGCGTTGATCCCAGTACCTTACCCGTCGAGTTTCTTGATGCCAGTAACTTAATAAAGCAGCAGTGTGCTAATCGATCCGATACTCAATTGAGTCGTTTCACCTTAACCGGTCGAGGTGGATTACCTAATGCTCCGGATGATTTACAAACTTATTTGCCTACCTATTAA
- a CDS encoding PilT-like protein, with protein sequence MKFLIDTHTFLWFVSGSVELSQVAREHIENGYHDIYISIASLWEISIKSAIGRLPILGEYETVIDDVIDNEIEILPINFSHTLTQYKLPFYHRDPFDRIIVSQAIIENMNLISCDTIFDVYLENRSIKRIW encoded by the coding sequence ATGAAATTTCTCATCGATACGCACACTTTTTTATGGTTCGTTTCCGGTTCAGTTGAATTAAGTCAAGTAGCAAGAGAACACATTGAAAACGGTTACCATGATATTTACATTAGCATTGCAAGTTTATGGGAAATCTCTATTAAATCAGCTATTGGTAGGTTACCTATCCTAGGTGAATACGAAACCGTTATCGATGATGTAATAGATAACGAAATTGAAATCTTACCCATTAATTTCTCTCACACCTTGACACAATATAAACTTCCTTTCTATCATCGTGACCCATTTGATCGTATTATTGTTTCACAAGCTATTATTGAGAATATGAATTTGATAAGTTGTGACACAATTTTCGATGTCTATTTAGAGAATAGATCTATAAAAAGAATTTGGTAA
- a CDS encoding cyclic nucleotide-binding protein has protein sequence MIPLEKIIVLNKVPLFSMLKTEDIHMISTIATEEAYEDRHILFYEGDIGDRLFIVVSGNVLIIKNKNGIETPLATLKENDFLGELSLFDAETRTATARCSGRCTFLVIERNDMEQLAHEYPAIAFGFIKVLISRMRDMLLNKT, from the coding sequence ATGATCCCACTAGAAAAAATCATTGTTCTTAATAAAGTGCCTTTGTTTTCTATGTTGAAAACTGAGGATATTCATATGATATCAACGATCGCCACTGAAGAAGCCTATGAAGATAGACATATTTTATTTTATGAAGGTGATATTGGTGATAGACTATTTATTGTTGTTTCAGGTAATGTTTTGATCATTAAAAATAAAAATGGAATTGAAACCCCGCTGGCTACTCTAAAAGAAAACGATTTTTTAGGAGAACTTTCGTTGTTTGATGCGGAAACCCGTACTGCTACTGCGCGCTGTTCTGGGCGTTGTACTTTTTTAGTGATTGAACGTAACGATATGGAACAATTAGCTCATGAATACCCGGCTATTGCTTTCGGTTTTATTAAGGTATTAATTAGCCGAATGCGCGATATGCTGCTTAACAAAACTTAA